DNA from Zonotrichia leucophrys gambelii isolate GWCS_2022_RI chromosome 5, RI_Zleu_2.0, whole genome shotgun sequence:
GGCTGGGAGGAGCGGGTGCCTCGCTGCGAAGGGAGCGTGGCCGGCACAGCTGTGCGGGAGGAGCGGGCAGCTGCCGGCCAGAACGCAGGGAGAGAGCGGCCGGGACGCAGGGATCGCGTCCCCTCTGCCTGCATCCGTGACAGCGGGTTCGTGTGGCTCCGTGGGCTCTCACTCCGGCCTGGGAAAGAAACCGACTCGTCACCCACATGAGCAGCACGGCGGTGACACAGCAGCAGGTCCCTGCTCCGGCAGCGGCGTTGAACCGCAGCGAGGGCTGCCCGGAGCCCCGGGGAGGCTGAGGCGAGCGGGACTCTCAACACACAGGGATTTTGAATAACACAtcgtgctgtgctgcaggagggaggcaggagcaggagggaggctcgtgaacagggatggagcatcacCGTAGGGCTTGGCTTCAGCACATCTCTGTACAGTGAAATCAGGACGCAATGACACTTTTGTTATGTGTCACCCTGTACTGAAATTGCTCAAAGCCCAGCACGGGAGGGAAATATCATCCTTCCCATAGGTTACCAAAGCCTCCCTTCTGCTCATGGACCAGCTCCACAGGCAAGAAACCACATCCTCTGTCACACATATGCACAAGCACACGCACTCCCCACTGCCCAGAaagcaggagggacaggcagtgggacagagcaggggacagaggggctctCCAGGGAGTTGCTGATAGGGAGACACTGGTCCCACAGCAATGCAGTAGGCTGGGAACCCCATCTGGCAGCCCCAGCGGGACTCAgcgcttttttttttgggaggtaAACCActgcagccaggtctctgtggAGGACTGGGGAGAGCCACTGCCTTGCCTGAGGTGCTGTGCAAACACGAGTTCCTCTCCCACATCCTGTACCTCTTGGTGTGGTTTGACCTCGCTTGACAAGGCAAGATTTGCTTTaaccacagcccagccccatgaCGGGGCCATGGCTCCCGGGGCAAAGGGGCCGTAAGCCCAGCTGGCCCCACAGATCCCCTGCAGCAGTTTTACCTCACAAACTGATTTTAACACCATGTCCCTTGTGTGTGCATAAAGCAAACAGGTCCCTCACACTGTGGGCAgccccccaaacacagcctCTGTTTAAACTCAAGCTCTGTCCAAAACTGGAAGGAGATGTGGTCCCTTCTGCCTGGGAAGCACGAGGCAGAACACTGGAGATGTCCAAGCCCATCTTCCCCCTGCATCTTCCACTTCTCCCTTGAGTTTCTGGATCAAACACTAGCAGTGCCCCAGCTCAGTGTGAGCCCAGCTTTTCTACCACAAGCTGATCAccgagtccaacctgtgcccgATCtccaccttgtcacccagcctagagcactgagtgccacatccagtcattccttggacacctccagggatgggggctccaCCAGCTACCAGGACAGCCCCTTTCACTGcctgaccactctttctgtaaagaaattcttctttaTATTCCACCTGAActtccctggtgcagcttgaggccacACCCTCTTTTCCTGTCACTAAATGAACCTCATTCTGAATGCCACACTGCTGAAATAACCTCTCTGTTACCTTGTACTGGGTTtgtggccaggttttggtagcCAGAGGGCTACAGGGGTGgctctgtgagaagctgccaggaggtttccccatgtccagcagagcccatTCCAGGCAGCTCCAAGATGGATGTGCCAAGGCTGAGCCAATCAGGAATGGTGGTGACACCTCTGGgatgacatatttaagaagaagaAACTTATTAGGCAGATAGAATTGGAGCCAGAGAGGAGTAgggtgagaatatgtgagaggaactgccctgcagacagcaaggtgtggtgcagaaggaggggcaggagctgctccaggtgcaAGCTGAGATTCCCCTACAGCCTGTGGTACAGAGATGGTGCAGCTGGttgtccccctgcagccctcagagaGCCATGGGTGTGTAGAGATCCACCAGCAGCCTGTggagcaggctggagcagggggatgccTGAGAAGAGGGTGTGAACCTGTTGGCAGCCCATGCCTGTCCAGGGACCTGCagacccatggagagaggagcccacgctggagcaggtttcctggtAGGACTTGTGAACCTGTGGGGGATCCACCTTGGAGCAGGCTGAGTCTGAAGGACTGACCCCATTGTTCCGTGGAAGAATGACCCACAATGCAGCAGTAcatggagagctgctgcccatgggatggactcacactggagaagttcatggagtGCTGTCTCccgtgggagggaccccaagCTGGAGCACGggaaggactcctttccctgagcagcagcagaaacaactTGTGATGAACTGACTGTAACCACCATTTCCGTCTCCCTGCGCTGTGTGGGGGGAGGAGttagagaagggaaggagggaagatgtttttgaggtttttttaccTCTCATTATcgtgctctgattttgttagtaataaattcaattaacaTCTCTAATTCGAGTCAGTTTTGCCTGACAGTTTTGGGTGAGGGATCTCTCCCaatccttatctcaacccatgaacctttgttatattttctgtccctgtccagctgtggaGGGCAGTGATAagctttggtgggtgcctggcacccagccagggtcaacccacAGCATATCTTCATGAATAATTCCCCCCACTGCTCTCCATGCCTTCTCTGCTCAGCGGCCAGCCAGCTGCAAACAGGGCAAGGATCTTGAAAAGCAGGGAAGAtgcagcacatccagccctgctAGCAGCCAAAGGCTGTCAGGCCAGGGCAATTTCCATCACACATCCCCAGCAGAAACCATGCAGATGAtatccagcagcacagccccctgtgttttccctgttagctctgctgctctccagaggaGCTAAAGCACAGCCTGCATGATCTCTGTgaatgtatttcttttaaatgagaaTTATGGGGAAAAGCTGTGGTTGGGAAGACAgaaggacaggcagggacagcaacACCGtggctgttgctgctgccagcctggatgTGCTTTGGTGGGTAGCAGAGCCTTCACTTCCCCTCTGCTGGGGCCCTCCCAAGAGCACAGGCCACAGCAAAAGCTTATTTTATTAGTATAGTATAAAGATTAACcctcttttccccaaaaaagctctcccatccctttcccaaggcagctgctgtggaatggagTGAGATTTGAATAATACAACCCTGCTGAGGATTTatgaatgtgtccctgcccctgtcccaaGATCTGTTAGATATTGATTCATTTTACCTTCAACTCCAAGGTGCTGATCAGCCTGGAAAGTGAAGGCATTATTTATTATGTGTATTAAAACCAGACCTCTCCAATGCTGAAGGACAGGTTTAAAAATCTCTGGGTTCCTTCCACCTCAGAAAACCTAATTTTAACAATCTGAATCTCACACCATCCTGTCAGGGCTCTGACACTCCCTAGAAAAGTTGCTGTGGCAGGAATGGATCTTAACAGTGGTCCAAGATTAATTTTGTGACAAAACATAAATGTCTGGTCACATAACTAAATTCTTACATCCGTGGACACCAATGCACTGAGTATCTTCTGCATGAAGTGCACCTCAAGATTCACTTCCACAGCATTTTCAGATGCAGCTCAACAAAATATTCCTGACAAAGCACCTCTGTCCACCCTCTATCCAGAGATTTAGGCTGAAAATTAAACCCTGGGACACTTCCTGAGTGACAGCCACCCACTGAGGCTGAATACATATGAACCTTTGGAGGAAGATGCTACCACCAGGACTTCAGAAGCTCTTTCTGACTCTTTGTGACTTTTATAAACTCTTGGTGACCTACCTGGCAATCCAGAAAAGTGAACTGTCTTCCAtctgtgacattttaaaattctagtCTACTGTCACCTGGTATAGACAGGAGTCAACTATAACCAAACAAATACACACAGTGGAAGGTGAGTTTTGTTAAAACTGCTGGGAACTGCCTACATGGCAACGGTTTAATTAACTGTTCAATCAACTGTTCAATCACATTTCCAGCAGcccatttccatttctgatTCACACTTAAAGGCTGGCAGGATGCTGggcaatttcttttaaaaagctgGATAAGCCCTGATTTGCTGGATACAAGATGCACGGAGATAACTCACAAACACATTGCTCAACTGCCCAGAGTTGGAGTGTGAGGACAGGCTTggccaaaacaacaaaaacaacaacctTCAGAGGGaaccaaaccccaaagaaaTCAGCTCTTTCTGCCTGCTTCATTCACAGATGTCATGACACAGCTCTGATGTGTTAACTTGTCCCCAGAGTGATGGATGGTGACGACTCTGAGAGAATGACCTGGTGGGAGCAGTCAGTCAGCGCAGCAAGGACTTGGGCCTGCACCCAAATAACTCCAGAAGCAGCCAGAATAGGAAAGCTGCAAATAGGAAAGGAATTCTGCAAAGCAACACACATGGGATTTAAGGAGGTTTTAGGAATCAGCACCTAAAACGCTGCTTGTGCACAGATGACTTTAAGTGCTCATGAGAGCAACCCCTCAATGTGGTTGGTCAGGTTCCCAAAATGGAAGGTATAATCCCATTGGAAGGTCACAGCAGGAAGTTTCACCTTCCAGTGGCAATATGCTAAATCCTAACTGTTTAATGGCACTCAAGGCATTTTGGTAAGAACAAAGTTGTTCCCTTATTGTccatttttgtgggtttggctTGACTTTCTGTGTGCAGTGGCTGCACACCCCTtgccagcctgcctggcaggggGGGATGAAAGTCTTTTGCCTTGCAAAACTGAGAATCAACAGCTCATGAACACCATGAATCAGGATGatcacaaaagagaaaaaccacTTCTTCCATGTACCCTCTGATTCATTTTGTCCAAGCCAGTCCAGCAgcatctgttcccagagcaggcagaggggaCTCCACAAGTGACAAAGCTGGAATGGCAGGCAGGAAGAAGCCGAGTTGTGCGCTCCAGCCTCACGGTCAAGGCCTCATGGTGGTCGtggtgctgcccctgcagcgGTGGCATTACTTGAAGGTGGCGTTGAAGGCCCTGCCGATGACGAGCCTGCGCACCTCGCTGGTGCCCGCCCCGATCTCGTAGAGCTTGGCGTCGCGCAGGAAGCGCCCCATGGGGTAATCATTGATGTAGCCGTTCCCACCTGCCACACCAAAAAGCCACAAGTCACTCCTTGTCCCTGATTTCGGGGtgggacagcagagggaaatGTTCTTGCACTGTGCTTGGCTCTGTCCAGCCAGCAGTGACTCACCCAGGCACTGGATCCCGTCCAGGGCCACCTGCGTCGCACACTCTGCTGAGTACAGGATCACTCCGGCGCAGTCCTGTGGGACAGTCACAAAGGGACAGTCAGGAAAGGTGTCACCTGCCCATCTccagtccctgtgctgccctcatGCTGCCATCACTCTGCAGACACCTGCCAAGAACCCTGAACTACTTGATTACAAAgcgcagggacagggagctccagcagtgtccctgttACTACAGAACACTCACAGCAGGTCTATAAAGGTCACATGAagacagaagaaggaaaaaaataaaaagtgcacCAGAGAAGATGGCTCTCTCACAAAGGCCCATCAATCCCCCAGGATTTGCTTTGGGATGCAGGGATCTGTGCTCCCACTGTTAAACACTCAGCATCCTCCTCCAACAGAAGCGTGGTCACAGGTGGAGGTGACAACACCTCTAACAACTGCTACAGCCCTTAAACAACCAGGACATCTGTCTGGGCTTCTAATACACACCTATTGATGCTGCTAAATCTCCTGCCTTGTAAAAGGAGGTTTGCTTTTAATTTGTGAGTGAAAAAAGGTACTTTAGGTGAGAGAAAAGGACCCTTTGGGCTGTGGGGACTTGTTGTACAGAGGCTCCGGGACTGGAGGAATTGCCCCAggacacacagcccagggaggagTTGAGCTCACCTTGGCGTTGAAGTGGCCCTGGTCACAGGCTTTGGCCACGTTGTAGACGTACTGCCGGCAGGCCATGAGCCGCGTGTACATGTCTGCCATCTTGCCCTGCATGAGCTGCACAGCCCAAAGACAAGGGACATGAATTAACAGCGGTGAGGGGGAACCACCCATTCCCCAAAATACCTCAGAAGAACTGGACATGGGAGGAGACATGGACCCAGCAGACATGAGGGAGCTGGAGGTTCTGTTAAGCCACAGACCCCTAGAAATCAGCTGCAGTCCCACATCCACCAACAGCGATCTCAGGGGAGCAGGCTCAGAGGTCTTTCCACCTTCTCACCACATCGTAGCATCCCAGGattccctgagctggaagggaccttaaagttcatccaATTCCATCTCCTTGCCATGAGCAGGAatcttccactaccccaggctGCTCATTACCACATCATGCAGCCTCACCACAAACAGCAGGTGACCTCCTCCATGCAAAGCCCCCACCACAACAAAGCTCTCAGTCTTCTTagttttaaagagaaaagaggaCAAAAAGTCCCAATTCCTTTTCTACCTCACCTGGAAGTGACCAATTTTCTGTCCAAATGCTTCTCTGACATGCAGGTATGGAATTGCGTGGTCAAGAACAGCTTGCATGAGCCTAAgaagagaagagggaaaagggaaacagTGGAACTATTAATTAATAATGATTTACCTTTGGAAATGTAACCCAAGGCAAAAAGGTTCTCATAGCTGAAGTGATATCCTGCTGTCTTCCTACAGCTCCACTCAAACAAGGCCAAGAATAAAATCCAAAGGTCCCATATTTCTCCCCAGTGCTCATTTGGCAGATCCTGTGAGAAGGTCTGACCTTTTAATTCAGGGGACTGAGATTTGAAGAGCTTTCTCATAACCACAGCCAGGACAGTTTGTGCTCCTCTTACCTCCAGAGGCCCTCAACTCAAGGAATAACAACCaacaccataaaaaaaaaaaaaaaaagcacaggtaagaacaaggaggggaagaaaTCCTCCTCATGCTTTCTGGAAGTCGATCTTTCCACAAGAGGATTAGCCCAGAGAGACCACTCAGGAGGACAAAAGGACTGTGGGGTGCCAATGATTACTGGGGAGCTTAAGGATTGAATAAATGAGGAACAGACCAGTTTTGTAGTCTCTAGATAGTGTGTTAGATTCTAAGGAATTGATAACACAAATGTGCTGGTTATTCCCTGAGTAATAACACAGGGATACACAAACCAGCCACTGGGGACTGAAACAGATTTATACctctggaaattttttttatcAAGACTGATAATTTCCAAAGCCTGCTCTGGAGGGTCAGTGGACACTGGCAGGGAGACTTGCAAACATTCTTTCTGGCATTGCTTCTCTCATCCCTTGCCCCTCACATGGGGCTCCACAGAGATGCTTTCAAACTGGAAAACCACTGCATGAGGAGCTGAGAGCTCAGGGATGAGAGCTCAGAGCACATTTGAGTGAGCAGTGGCTGCTGAGAGGGCCCTGAGGACCTTcaggagagcccagctgagcagctgtgctggtgctggagttctgtgctggttttgactgggacacccagcagccacaggacctCCTTGCACCTTGCTTCCTTCCCACATGTGACCCAGccttttctcttctgctgccCCAGTAACCCAGTTCTCCATCCAGGATCCATCCTACCAAGAGCTGCAGGCCCCAAGGGATCCTCACCAGGTTTGGCAATCACCAAGGACCCTTCTGGCCTTACAACCTACAAAAGATGACAATCCCTTACCCCAGGGGGCCCCCAGACAGCACGAGCCTCTCCAGGTCCAATCCACTCATCAGAACATAGACTCCTttgctcagtgtccccaagacattttcagctgcaaagagcaaaggaaaagtGATTTATTTATGTGTAAAACTCAGACAAGCTGCTTACTGAGGGCCTGTGTTCACTGGGGAGAGGAGTAACCTGggccagtggaaggtgtccctgcccacagcacgGGGTGGGACTGACTGCAAGAGcttaaggttccttccagcccaaaccatcctgggattctatCAAAAATGACTGAATAGCCTGAaaaatttcctggaaaaaaactgtttcaaCTTCCAAAGCCAAAGATCAGAAGGAGCATGAATGGCCAGAGTGCCAAGTGCATTAACTTCCAACACTGCAGTGATGTGCTTCTCCACGTCATCATCCTCTTTCCACGAGAACATGCTGTTCCCTGTGGATGACTCCTGGGACATGATCAGAGCACCGGGGCACTGGCCTTGATGATTTCAGGGTGGAGGCATCCAACACAGTTAGAAATGTTAGGTTTCAGCTGAAACTCTTCCACTTCAGCTTTTGAAGGTGTATatggggagcaggagagctcctTGCTCTGCAAATGTGCAATCATTATTTTAATGGTAAGACATCTTCTCCATTTGCTCTAGAAAGGCTGGAATTTTTTGATCAACAAAAATTGCCACTGGAATAACAAATACTGCTATTACAGAGGCCTCTGTTATGCTTACAAACAGGGGAAAGGATGTCCATTTTCAGGCCCTGCCCCCAAAAGAACTCAGAAGAGTTACAAAGCCTGTTGGAAAGTCTCCAGTGAAAAAACCTTTAGGGCAAAGTAGTTCAGCTCCATACTAGACAGGACCTCTAATGGAAACAAATTTCTTGGAGAGCTTCAGCAAGGCTTTGGAGTAGCTGTGGTTAAGAACTAGGTTCATGAGGGTGAAAGAGCAGTGACCTGACAAACGATGTGCTCCCTCCCTGCAATCCAGCAGAGTGCACTTTTCAGTCCCATCAGCTCCCTCAGAGGCTGCCAGAGAGGAGATAAGCATCTGCAAAGCCCTCCAGGTCACAGGCTGAACGTGTGTGCAATTAGTGATCCAATTTATCTGATCAAGAACACAAGAAACCACCGTGATTTGAACCCAACTCACCGGGGACCTTGCAGTCTTCAAAGATCAATTCACAGGTATTAGACCCTCTCATTCCCAGCTTATCCAGCTTCTGGGCTGTCCTGAAACCTGGCATTCCCTGCAAAGTCAAAGCAGTAAAAATACATCTCACATCTCAGTTCCaacagacttaaaaaaaataatgagagaTCTGTGAAATTCCCCTGACCACAGGAACATGTGTAGGGTGTCAGGAGGGAGATAAAGTGACTTAAGAACAAGACCAGGTCTAAGTGCAAGTGCAGAGAAAGCAAATGGGCAGAGAAACACACACATATGAACCCTGTGCACCCATTTTCTAATGCACACAAACAGCAAATAAGTAAGTCATTTGTACAGCTGCCAACACAGGCTCTCCTACAGCAAGGGTTGGAAGCTCTGCCAGTAACTGAACTATTCTAATAATGAAGTTATGTCCATCAGAAGGTTTACTGATCTCAGATTCTGTTTTATTGAATGTTCCTTTCCTGCCTGAAAGGCAGAAAGTAGTTTGTCTTTGAGGAAGAGTCTGGCAGCTATGGAAGTAAAACCAGCTGACTTCCAAATGAGGCTGCTGAGGTGAAGGATTCTGCTTTAAAACCCTGTGGGAATGAGTGACCCTACCTTCTCCACGATGAAGGCAGTTATGCCTTGGGAGGCCGGGACAGCGCTCATGTCGGTTTTAGCGTAGACAATGAGAACGTCCGCATCCGGCCCGTTGGTGATCCAGAACTTGTTCCCATTCAAAACAAAGAAGTCTCCTGGAAGTCAAGAGATGAAATCTGTTAGCTCACGACAGCAACACTGCCATTTCCACTCCATTTATTCCCTAACAGGCTTCCCAGAATcacttaggttggaaaagacctccaagataaTCGAGCCCAGCCTTTGGCCCATCACCACCTTGTGAACCagaccagagcactgagtgccacggCCAAATGTTCTTtgaacacctgcagggatgtggcctccagcccctccctgggcagcacaggacaGCTTTACCTTTCTTATCTGCTTTCAGCTTCATGGACACAACATCAGAGCCAGCATTTGGCTCGCTCATGGCTAAGGCTCCAATGTGCTCGCCACTGATTAGCTGGAAGAAAGGACAAATATTAGCAAAAGATGAGGACCAGGAGCATGGTTTGTGTTCCCTCTTTAGTCCCCTGGCCTGTTTTCCTGCACTGAACCTCCACAGTTGCTGCTCTCCACAGGAACTCAAATGAGAGCTgcagttcccagcacagcccgagcAAGGAGCTCCCTTGCACTGCACAAAGGAACAGAACCAAACCCCAGAGGGATGAGAAGGGTGACTCAGCTCTGTCTCAGCTAcacaagcacagccctgcttgCACAACACATGAGGAAGGTGCCAAGGAATCATGCAGGCAGCCATATGcctgtcccctgctcctgcctgggctttctgctgcccttttACACAAACAGGAGCTGGTGAACGCAAAAGGCCAGCGAGGGGGTGAAAAGGGATGGGGAAGTTCTCTGCAATGTTCTCATAGCCCAGTCCCCCCACACTCACCCCACAACAGCAGATGGACCTTCCTCCTGTGCCTGCTCACACCAGGCTCTGACAGAGCTGTTGCTTCTGCCTCACTGTTATTTCATCCTGCCCTTTTctccttgccttttttttctctccctgcgTACTTTCATCCATCTTCTCCCCCTTTTGAgctctactttttaaaaaaaagacaactcAATGCTTAAGATATGTTCAACCAATTCAATACATCAGTGCATTGCTACAGAAGTCCCAATGAAGTGCTCAAATCTAGTTAAGCTCTGTCAGGAGCCAAAACAAGTCAGAGCTGAAGTGACTTCACATCTCATTGAAAGGCAGAGAATGAAGCATGAAAATACACCTAAGGAAGGAGGACAATTTGGGGTTACACATTTGCAGGCTGCACAGGGCTTTGAGGAAGTGACACTGTACTTTGCATGTTGTTTAAATCA
Protein-coding regions in this window:
- the LOC135448878 gene encoding isovaleryl-CoA dehydrogenase, mitochondrial isoform X2, which codes for MAAAALGRAAGGARRWRALAVPRRGGAGLAVDDTVNGLSAEQRQLRQTMTKFCQEHLAPKAQQIDQENEFKGMRDFWKKLGELGVLGVTAPAEYGGSALGYLDHVVVMEEISRASASVGLSYGAHSNLCINQLVRNGNEAQKHKYLPKLISGEHIGALAMSEPNAGSDVVSMKLKADKKGDFFVLNGNKFWITNGPDADVLIVYAKTDMSAVPASQGITAFIVEKGMPGFRTAQKLDKLGMRGSNTCELIFEDCKVPAENVLGTLSKGVYVLMSGLDLERLVLSGGPLGLMQAVLDHAIPYLHVREAFGQKIGHFQLMQGKMADMYTRLMACRQYVYNVAKACDQGHFNAKDCAGVILYSAECATQVALDGIQCLGGNGYINDYPMGRFLRDAKLYEIGAGTSEVRRLVIGRAFNATFK
- the LOC135448878 gene encoding isovaleryl-CoA dehydrogenase, mitochondrial isoform X3, with product MTKFCQEHLAPKAQQIDQENEFKGMRDFWKKLGELGVLGVTAPAEYGGSALGYLDHVVVMEEISRASASVGLSYGAHSNLCINQLVRNGNEAQKHKYLPKLISGEHIGALAMSEPNAGSDVVSMKLKADKKGDFFVLNGNKFWITNGPDADVLIVYAKTDMSAVPASQGITAFIVEKGMPGFRTAQKLDKLGMRGSNTCELIFEDCKVPAENVLGTLSKGVYVLMSGLDLERLVLSGGPLGLMQAVLDHAIPYLHVREAFGQKIGHFQLMQGKMADMYTRLMACRQYVYNVAKACDQGHFNAKDCAGVILYSAECATQVALDGIQCLGGNGYINDYPMGRFLRDAKLYEIGAGTSEVRRLVIGRAFNATFK